From Labrus bergylta chromosome 22, fLabBer1.1, whole genome shotgun sequence, one genomic window encodes:
- the LOC109993395 gene encoding dynactin subunit 6 has protein sequence MSDAKQIAAQKSAKIAAGAVVCVESEIRGDVTIGARTVVHPKARIIAEAGPIVIGEGNLIEEQALIINSYPENIMPDTEGVEPKTMTIGTNNVFEVACVSQALKIGDNNVIESKADLGRNVILTSGCIVGACCQVNTCEVVPENTVVYGSNCIRRVQSEKPQPQTLQLDFLMKILPNYHHLKKTTKGGSTPVRN, from the exons ATGTCAGACGCCAAGCAAATCGCGGCACAAAAAAG TGCTAAGATAGCAGCTGgagctgttgtgtgtgttgagagtGAAATAAGAGGAGATGTGACCATTG gtgcTAGAACAGTTGTCCACCCCAAAGCACGGATTATAGCAGAGGCTGGACCTATTGTCATTGGAGAGGGTAATCTAATAGAGGAGCAGGCGCTTATCATTAACAG TTATCCAGAGAATATCATGCCTGATACAGAGGGAGTGGAGCCAAAAACCATGACAATTGGGACCAACAATGTGTTTGAAGTTGCATGTG TCTCTCAAGCGTTAAAAATCGGGGACAATAATGTGATTGAGTCCAAAG CTGATCTTGGGAGAAACGTGATCCTGACCAGTGGGTGCATCGTCGGCGCATGCTGCCAGGTCAACACATGTGAGGTCGTGCCTGAGAACACAGTCGTGTACGGTTCAAACTGCATCAGGCGCGTGCAGAGCGAAAAGCCACAG CCTCAGACTCTGCAGCTGGACTTCCTCATGAAGATTCTGCCAAACTATCACCACCTGAAGAAGACAACCAAGGGAGGCAGCACGCCTGTGAGGAACTAA